One window from the genome of Hoplias malabaricus isolate fHopMal1 chromosome 18, fHopMal1.hap1, whole genome shotgun sequence encodes:
- the vamp2 gene encoding vesicle-associated membrane protein 2, whose translation MSAPAPAGAAPEGGNQPPNLTSNRRLQQTQAQVDEVVDIMRVNVDKVLERDQKLSELDDRADALQAGASQFETSAAKLKNKYWWKNAKMMIILGVICVIVLIVIIVYFSS comes from the exons GTCTGCCCCAGCCCCCGCCGGTGCCGCCCCAGAGGGAGGGAACCAGCCTCCGAACCTCACCAGTAACCGCCGTCTCCAGCAGACCCAGGCTCAGGTGGACGAG GTGGTGGACATCATGCGTGTGAACGTAGACAAGGTCCTGGAGCGAGATCAGAAACTGTCGGAGCTGGACGACCGAGCCGATGCGCTGCAGGCCGGAGCCTCACAGTTCGAGACCAGCGCCGCCAAACTGAAGAATAAATACTGGTGGAAGAACGCCaag atgaTGATTATTCTGGGGGTGATATGTGTGATTGTGCTCATTGTCATCATTG tcTACTTCAGCTCCTAA